From a region of the Corallococcus coralloides DSM 2259 genome:
- a CDS encoding PAS domain-containing sensor histidine kinase, giving the protein MNPVASTTDSLADLVEARREDILRRWGARLEPHPPGRSSELQARLEGMLKLVDALVLVLRQGAVETWSTGAVWAHARELGLRRFQAGARVETLVEEYGLLREAILEVLDASHRPLGTDELRTLWRALDRSLTEAVAHYVHEHEQALRSRERRLQEILDHAPAAIYAKDAGGRYLFINRPFEAISGHERQSVLGRSDLELFPRETAERFRYNDRRVLLAKTPLVFDEEVLQPDGTHLYHTMKFPLPSVVQGEPWALCGVSTDITTTRTLRQERDEAREQLHRVLTQLPVVLWAFDAQGVFTLFEGEGVTSTSVPSRVMHGRSVFDVFRDRRDVLEVILRALAGERLATELYLMGVWFEVRLLPVFDAGGRVVSVSGVSLDITERRRAEQELRASETRYRLATLATRDIIWDWDLVTDEIHWSESAPRVLRLDTSRGPPVMDTAWWTASLHPDERERVMQELREAIDSHEGHWEAEYRMRRGDGTWAFVEDRGRVVKDLQGRPVRMVGAMQDVTHRHEAEAEAKRRAEFEQLLIGIVGHDLRNPISAITMAATSLAKREDPDPRDQKAVARILSSAERAHRMLRDVLDFTQARLGGGIPMDPREVDLLDLVRQVVDEVQQAHPDRRLEVSGRGGARLWCDPDRLAQVITNLVNNALAYGDAHCPVRVRLRGQPEAVTLAVKNQGRPIPQHLMPHLFEPLKRAEARDGHRNSHGLGLGLFIVKHIVDAHGGRLRVRSTVQDGTTFLVQLPRRPPARD; this is encoded by the coding sequence ATGAACCCCGTCGCCTCCACGACGGACTCGCTCGCGGACCTGGTGGAGGCGCGGCGCGAGGACATCCTCCGGCGCTGGGGCGCACGGCTGGAGCCTCACCCCCCAGGCAGGTCCTCGGAGCTCCAGGCGCGGCTGGAGGGAATGCTCAAGCTGGTGGACGCGCTGGTGCTCGTCCTCCGTCAGGGCGCCGTGGAGACGTGGTCCACGGGGGCGGTCTGGGCCCATGCCCGGGAACTCGGGCTGCGGCGCTTCCAGGCCGGTGCCCGCGTGGAGACGCTGGTGGAGGAGTACGGCCTCCTGCGCGAGGCCATCCTCGAGGTGCTGGATGCATCCCACCGGCCGCTCGGCACGGACGAACTGCGCACGCTGTGGCGCGCGCTGGACCGGAGCCTGACGGAGGCCGTGGCCCACTACGTCCATGAACACGAACAGGCGCTGCGCTCCCGCGAACGGCGGCTGCAGGAGATCCTCGACCACGCCCCGGCCGCCATCTACGCGAAGGACGCCGGCGGGCGGTACCTCTTCATCAACCGCCCCTTCGAGGCCATCTCCGGCCACGAGCGCCAGTCGGTGCTGGGGCGCTCGGACCTGGAGCTGTTCCCCCGGGAGACGGCGGAGCGCTTCCGCTACAACGACCGCCGGGTGCTGTTGGCGAAGACGCCGCTCGTCTTCGACGAGGAGGTGCTCCAGCCCGACGGGACGCACCTCTACCACACGATGAAGTTCCCCCTGCCCAGCGTCGTGCAGGGCGAGCCGTGGGCCCTGTGCGGCGTGTCCACGGACATCACCACCACGCGCACGCTGCGCCAGGAGCGCGACGAGGCCCGCGAGCAGCTCCACCGCGTGCTCACGCAGCTGCCCGTCGTGCTGTGGGCCTTCGACGCGCAGGGCGTGTTCACCCTCTTCGAGGGCGAGGGCGTGACGTCAACGTCCGTGCCCTCCCGGGTGATGCACGGGCGCTCCGTCTTCGACGTGTTCCGGGACCGGCGGGACGTGCTGGAGGTCATCCTGCGCGCGCTGGCCGGGGAGCGGCTGGCCACGGAGCTGTACCTCATGGGCGTCTGGTTCGAGGTCCGCCTCCTGCCGGTGTTCGACGCGGGCGGGCGCGTGGTGAGCGTGTCGGGCGTGTCGCTGGACATCACCGAGCGGCGCCGGGCGGAACAGGAGCTGCGTGCGTCGGAGACGCGCTACCGGCTGGCCACCCTGGCCACCCGCGACATCATCTGGGACTGGGACCTGGTGACGGATGAAATCCACTGGAGCGAGTCGGCGCCCCGCGTCCTCCGGCTGGACACGTCCCGGGGGCCGCCCGTCATGGACACGGCCTGGTGGACGGCCAGCCTGCACCCCGACGAGCGCGAGCGGGTGATGCAGGAGCTGCGGGAGGCAATCGACAGCCACGAAGGCCACTGGGAGGCCGAGTACCGGATGCGCCGGGGCGACGGGACGTGGGCCTTCGTCGAGGACCGGGGCCGCGTGGTGAAGGACCTCCAGGGCCGCCCGGTGCGCATGGTGGGCGCCATGCAGGACGTCACCCACAGGCACGAGGCGGAAGCCGAGGCGAAGCGCCGCGCGGAGTTCGAACAGCTGCTCATCGGCATCGTCGGCCACGACCTGCGCAACCCCATCTCCGCCATCACCATGGCCGCCACGTCGCTGGCGAAGCGCGAGGACCCCGACCCGCGCGACCAGAAGGCCGTGGCCCGCATCCTCTCCAGCGCCGAGCGCGCGCACCGCATGCTGCGCGACGTGCTGGACTTCACCCAGGCCCGGCTGGGCGGCGGCATCCCCATGGACCCGCGCGAGGTGGACCTCCTGGACCTGGTGCGCCAGGTGGTGGACGAGGTGCAGCAGGCCCACCCGGACCGGCGCCTGGAGGTGTCGGGGCGGGGCGGGGCCCGGCTGTGGTGCGACCCGGACCGGCTGGCGCAGGTCATCACCAACCTGGTGAACAACGCGCTCGCCTATGGAGACGCCCACTGCCCGGTGCGCGTGCGGCTGCGCGGCCAGCCGGAGGCGGTGACGCTCGCGGTGAAGAACCAGGGGCGCCCCATTCCCCAGCACCTGATGCCGCACCTGTTCGAGCCCCTCAAGCGCGCGGAGGCCCGGGACGGCCACCGCAACTCCCACGGGCTGGGGCTGGGGCTGTTCATCGTGAAGCACATCGTGGATGCGCACGGCGGCCGGCTGCGCGTGCGCTCCACCGTCCAGGACGGCACCACCTTCCTCGTGCAGCTGCCGCGACGGCCGCCCGCCCGGGACTGA